Proteins from a single region of Belliella baltica DSM 15883:
- a CDS encoding LacI family DNA-binding transcriptional regulator, translating to MKRGHQVTMKEIAKKLNVSVSTVSRALKDSPELHPDTKKRIVEMAKSMNYQPNLLAQSLRISRSKVLGVIVPELESHFFSSNISGIQDTAYKRGYNVMICQSNESYVQEISNIRVLVASQVDGLLISLSRETKNYQHLQDLYDREIPFIMFDRVTEEIPVSRVTVDDEHGAYQVTHHLLEQGCRKIAFISGPQDLYISKKRKEGYLKALAEYGISEKDSRVYISDLNQESNRQIAYKILEEEDRADAIFAMIDPVAVDVMLILKEKGIRIPEEIALAGFTNNPTSAVVEPALTTVSQPGYEMGQIAANHLLDQLDDIVSDEPQSFVLGTTLIPRNSTLKVK from the coding sequence ATGAAAAGAGGCCATCAGGTAACAATGAAGGAGATTGCCAAGAAGCTGAATGTTTCTGTCTCCACAGTTTCCAGGGCATTGAAAGACTCCCCCGAGCTGCATCCGGATACAAAAAAGCGTATCGTTGAAATGGCTAAAAGTATGAATTATCAGCCTAATCTTCTAGCTCAAAGTCTCAGGATAAGTAGAAGTAAGGTCTTGGGTGTTATTGTTCCTGAATTAGAGTCCCATTTTTTTTCAAGTAATATATCAGGAATCCAGGATACTGCCTATAAAAGAGGGTATAATGTCATGATTTGTCAGTCCAATGAATCCTATGTTCAGGAAATTTCCAACATCAGAGTTCTTGTAGCTAGTCAAGTTGATGGATTATTGATTTCTCTGAGTAGGGAAACAAAAAACTATCAACATTTACAAGACCTCTATGATAGAGAGATTCCATTTATCATGTTTGATCGTGTTACCGAGGAAATTCCAGTTTCCAGAGTGACTGTCGATGATGAACATGGAGCTTATCAAGTGACTCATCATTTGTTGGAGCAAGGGTGTAGGAAAATTGCTTTTATATCTGGTCCTCAAGACTTATACATCAGTAAGAAACGGAAAGAAGGATATCTCAAAGCTTTGGCAGAATATGGAATTTCTGAAAAGGATAGTCGAGTTTATATTTCTGATCTGAATCAAGAATCAAATCGTCAGATTGCCTACAAAATTCTTGAAGAAGAAGATCGTGCAGATGCTATTTTTGCGATGATCGATCCAGTAGCAGTTGATGTGATGTTGATTTTGAAGGAAAAAGGAATTAGAATTCCAGAAGAAATTGCCTTGGCGGGTTTTACAAATAACCCAACATCGGCGGTTGTAGAACCCGCCTTGACGACTGTCTCCCAGCCAGGTTATGAGATGGGGCAAATCGCTGCTAATCATCTTTTGGATCAATTGGATGATATTGTTTCTGATGAGCCACAGTCTTTTGTATTGGGTACAACTTTGATCCCAAGAAATTCTACTTTGAAGGTGAAGTAA
- a CDS encoding M28 family peptidase, producing the protein MKNSIILGFLLLVSFWACDSKKSFDQVVEQITYKEVPEFNADSAYQFIQKQVDFGPRVPMTIGHQQTKEWIIAKFQEFGLEVQTQEFQAKTYDNQTWDLTNIIASYNPSAQKRIMISAHWDTRRIADKDTQRIDEPIDGANDGGSGVGVALELARIITSSNLKPDVGIDFILFDGEDDGEPEQTNLRNNSQTWWCLGSQHWSKNPHENGYKAFYGILLDMVGGKGARFYREGYSMYFAKNIVNKVWNYGIELGYSDLFILKDTGEITDDHFFVNKDAGIPMIDIIEFSPEIGFGRYHHTHDDNMDLIDKRTLKAVGQTVLFTLYQE; encoded by the coding sequence ATGAAGAATAGTATCATTCTTGGATTTTTACTTTTGGTTAGTTTTTGGGCTTGTGATTCCAAGAAATCCTTTGATCAAGTTGTCGAACAAATCACTTACAAAGAAGTTCCTGAATTTAATGCTGATTCAGCCTATCAGTTTATTCAAAAGCAAGTGGATTTTGGTCCACGAGTACCCATGACTATTGGACATCAGCAGACAAAAGAATGGATTATTGCTAAATTTCAAGAATTTGGATTAGAAGTTCAAACTCAAGAATTTCAAGCCAAAACTTATGACAATCAAACTTGGGATTTGACCAATATTATTGCCTCATATAACCCATCTGCCCAAAAACGAATCATGATCTCTGCACATTGGGATACAAGGAGAATAGCAGATAAAGATACTCAAAGAATCGATGAGCCAATTGACGGAGCAAATGATGGAGGTTCGGGTGTTGGTGTAGCTTTAGAGTTAGCAAGGATAATTACTTCTTCGAATTTGAAGCCAGATGTTGGGATAGATTTTATATTGTTTGATGGGGAAGATGATGGAGAACCAGAGCAAACCAACCTGAGAAATAATTCTCAAACATGGTGGTGTTTAGGCTCCCAACATTGGTCAAAAAATCCTCACGAGAATGGTTACAAAGCCTTTTATGGGATCTTACTTGATATGGTAGGTGGAAAAGGAGCTAGATTTTATAGAGAAGGCTACTCCATGTATTTCGCAAAAAACATTGTGAATAAGGTGTGGAATTATGGAATAGAATTAGGATATTCGGACTTATTCATTTTAAAAGATACAGGTGAAATCACCGACGATCATTTCTTTGTCAATAAAGATGCCGGTATCCCAATGATTGATATCATTGAATTTTCTCCCGAAATTGGTTTTGGGAGATATCATCACACCCATGATGACAATATGGATTTGATTGATAAGCGAACTTTGAAGGCAGTTGGACAAACAGTATTATTCACTTTATATCAGGAGTAA
- the cysS gene encoding cysteine--tRNA ligase, which produces MIIMTHHSQLKIYNTLSRTKEIFEPINPPFVGMYVCGPTVYGDAHLGHGRPAITFDTVYRYLSHLGMKVRYVRNITDVGHLQGDADEGEDKIAKKAKLEQLEPMEVAQQYTDSYHRDMLALNTIKPSIEPRATGHIPEQIALVQAILEEGLAYEVNGSVYFDVLKYNETQKYGKLSGRVLEELVSGSRDLDGQTEKRNAVDFALWKNAAPEHLMKWESPWGVGFPGWHLECTAMSSKYLGKHFDIHGGGMDLMFPHHECEIAQGNACNHQDPAKYWMHNNMITINGQKMGKSLGNFITLQELFTGKHDLLEQAYSPMTIRYFILTAHYRSTLDFSNDALKAAQKGYKKIINGLKTAKNLVFELDSEVLVDEKQVQQIEQIISNAYRAMDDDFNTAQAIGHLFNLLKKINSLYTGQLKSAELGKEVFEKMIQTYVLFIEEILGLEEEKPDHQQGLLSVLLKLYADAKLARDYDKVDEIRGGLKDMGIIVKDMKDKIDWAYEE; this is translated from the coding sequence ATGATAATTATGACACATCACTCCCAATTGAAAATATACAATACCCTTTCAAGGACAAAGGAAATCTTTGAACCAATCAATCCACCTTTTGTAGGAATGTACGTGTGTGGTCCTACAGTCTATGGTGATGCGCATCTTGGGCATGGAAGACCTGCGATAACATTCGATACTGTATATAGATACCTATCACATTTAGGAATGAAAGTTCGCTACGTCAGGAATATTACGGATGTGGGACATTTACAAGGTGATGCGGATGAGGGGGAAGATAAAATTGCCAAAAAAGCAAAGTTGGAGCAGCTCGAGCCAATGGAGGTAGCGCAACAATATACAGATTCTTATCATAGAGATATGTTGGCTTTGAATACCATCAAGCCAAGTATTGAGCCTAGAGCGACGGGACATATTCCTGAGCAGATTGCGCTTGTTCAAGCGATTTTGGAGGAAGGTCTAGCTTATGAAGTAAATGGATCAGTGTATTTCGATGTCTTAAAGTATAATGAGACGCAAAAATATGGGAAGCTATCAGGGAGAGTTCTTGAAGAGTTAGTTTCTGGTAGTCGGGATTTGGATGGGCAGACCGAAAAAAGAAATGCAGTTGATTTTGCATTGTGGAAAAATGCAGCACCTGAGCATTTGATGAAATGGGAATCACCTTGGGGAGTTGGGTTCCCTGGTTGGCATTTGGAGTGTACTGCGATGAGTTCTAAGTACCTTGGGAAGCATTTTGATATTCACGGAGGAGGGATGGACTTAATGTTTCCACATCATGAATGTGAAATCGCCCAAGGAAATGCCTGCAATCATCAAGATCCTGCCAAATACTGGATGCATAACAATATGATCACGATAAATGGTCAAAAAATGGGTAAGTCTTTAGGAAACTTTATCACTCTTCAAGAGTTATTCACAGGAAAACATGATTTGTTAGAGCAAGCATATAGCCCGATGACTATTCGGTATTTTATTCTGACGGCGCATTACAGATCGACATTGGATTTTTCTAATGATGCTTTGAAAGCTGCTCAAAAGGGATACAAAAAGATTATCAATGGTCTGAAAACTGCAAAAAACCTTGTGTTTGAACTAGACAGTGAAGTGTTAGTTGATGAAAAGCAAGTTCAGCAAATTGAGCAAATCATTAGCAATGCTTACAGAGCAATGGACGATGACTTCAATACAGCTCAAGCAATAGGACATCTTTTCAACTTATTGAAAAAAATCAATTCACTTTATACAGGACAGTTAAAATCAGCCGAATTGGGTAAAGAGGTTTTTGAGAAAATGATTCAGACTTATGTTCTTTTCATTGAAGAGATATTAGGTCTTGAGGAAGAAAAGCCAGACCATCAACAAGGTTTATTGTCTGTTTTATTGAAGCTTTATGCTGATGCAAAATTGGCTAGAGATTATGATAAAGTGGATGAAATTAGAGGAGGGTTAAAAGACATGGGTATTATTGTCAAAGACATGAAAGATAAAATTGATTGGGCTTATGAAGAATAG
- a CDS encoding type II toxin-antitoxin system RelE/ParE family toxin, with protein MSFEVVITPVFKKLFKKLTKKYPSLKNELEVLIEKLSEEPDFGIPLGQNLYKIRISISSKNRGKSGGARVISFMLRREEEVYLVYIYDKSELDNLTKDEINSIIIELGLK; from the coding sequence ATGAGCTTTGAAGTAGTAATCACTCCAGTATTCAAAAAGCTTTTTAAAAAATTAACGAAGAAATATCCTTCTTTAAAAAATGAACTTGAAGTACTGATTGAAAAGCTTTCGGAAGAACCTGATTTTGGGATTCCCTTAGGTCAAAATCTTTATAAAATCAGGATTTCAATTTCTTCTAAAAATAGAGGTAAATCTGGTGGTGCTAGAGTGATATCTTTTATGTTGAGAAGAGAAGAGGAAGTCTATTTAGTTTACATCTATGATAAAAGTGAACTTGACAACCTCACAAAAGATGAAATAAATAGTATAATCATTGAATTAGGATTAAAATAA
- the purH gene encoding bifunctional phosphoribosylaminoimidazolecarboxamide formyltransferase/IMP cyclohydrolase, whose product MATKKIQSALISVFYKDNLEPIIAQLKAQGVKIYSTGGTQKFIEEQGAEVIPVEELTGYPSIFGGRVKTLHPKIFGGILHRRDHDGDISQATEFDIPAIDLVIVDLYPFEETVASGASEADIIEKIDIGGISLIRAAAKNFKDVTIIASKAQYGELEERLKAQDGATTLEDRRYFAAQAFQVSSNYDTHIFNYFNRAEGIPALKVSESKAKALRYGENPHQAAHFYGDLEELFDQLNGKDLSYNNLVDVDAAVALIAEFKGETAFAILKHTNSCGVAIADSVKVAYQKAFEADTTSAFGGVLITNQNVDLAAAEEMNSLFFEVLIAPSFDEDALSLLKGKKNRILLRQKIQIEGTKQIKTLLNGIIEQDKDLQTETKADFKVVTKVVPTEEEQDALVFAAKVCKHTKSNTIILSNSTQLFASGVGQTSRVDALRQAIEKAKSFGFELKGAVMASDAFFPFPDCVEIASKEGISAVVQPGGSIKDQDSIDFCDANGMSMVMTGVRHFKH is encoded by the coding sequence ATGGCTACCAAAAAAATCCAATCCGCTTTAATTTCAGTCTTTTACAAAGACAATCTTGAACCTATAATCGCTCAGCTTAAAGCTCAGGGAGTAAAAATTTACTCTACAGGAGGCACTCAAAAATTCATTGAAGAGCAAGGTGCTGAGGTGATTCCTGTTGAAGAATTGACAGGATATCCATCTATTTTCGGAGGGAGAGTTAAAACTTTGCATCCAAAAATCTTCGGTGGAATTCTTCACAGAAGAGATCATGATGGCGATATTTCTCAAGCTACGGAATTTGATATACCTGCGATAGATTTGGTAATAGTGGATTTGTATCCTTTTGAAGAAACTGTGGCTTCGGGTGCGTCAGAGGCTGATATAATTGAAAAAATTGATATTGGAGGTATTTCTTTGATTCGTGCAGCCGCTAAGAATTTCAAAGATGTCACCATCATCGCATCCAAAGCGCAATATGGTGAGTTGGAAGAAAGATTGAAAGCGCAAGATGGTGCGACTACTTTGGAAGATAGAAGGTACTTTGCAGCTCAAGCTTTCCAAGTTTCATCAAATTATGACACACATATTTTTAATTACTTCAATAGAGCAGAAGGAATTCCTGCTTTAAAAGTATCCGAATCAAAAGCAAAAGCTTTGAGATATGGAGAAAATCCACATCAGGCAGCACATTTTTATGGTGACTTAGAAGAGTTATTTGATCAATTGAACGGTAAGGATCTTTCTTACAATAATTTGGTAGATGTTGACGCAGCAGTTGCTTTGATCGCTGAATTTAAGGGTGAAACTGCTTTTGCAATCTTGAAGCATACCAATTCCTGTGGCGTTGCGATAGCTGATTCGGTGAAAGTGGCGTACCAAAAAGCATTTGAAGCAGATACGACTTCTGCTTTTGGCGGGGTATTGATTACCAACCAAAATGTAGATTTAGCCGCAGCGGAAGAAATGAATAGCCTTTTCTTTGAAGTGTTGATCGCGCCATCATTTGATGAAGATGCTTTGTCCTTGTTGAAAGGAAAGAAAAACAGAATCCTTTTGAGACAGAAAATCCAGATTGAAGGAACCAAGCAAATCAAAACCTTGCTTAACGGGATCATTGAACAAGACAAAGATTTGCAAACTGAGACCAAAGCTGATTTCAAAGTAGTTACAAAAGTAGTTCCTACTGAAGAAGAGCAAGATGCGTTAGTTTTTGCTGCGAAAGTATGTAAACATACCAAATCGAACACGATTATCTTGAGCAATAGCACGCAACTTTTTGCATCAGGAGTTGGACAGACTTCCCGTGTAGATGCATTGAGGCAAGCGATTGAAAAAGCCAAGTCTTTTGGTTTTGAATTGAAAGGAGCAGTGATGGCATCGGATGCATTTTTCCCATTCCCTGATTGTGTAGAAATCGCTTCCAAAGAAGGAATCTCAGCTGTAGTTCAACCAGGAGGGTCTATCAAAGATCAGGATTCAATTGATTTTTGTGATGCAAATGGAATGAGTATGGTGATGACAGGAGTGAGACATTTCAAGCATTGA
- the purN gene encoding phosphoribosylglycinamide formyltransferase, producing MKKIAILASGSGSNAEKIMEYFSKTEKAQVSLVASNKKEAFVLERAKKYNVPSFTFSKKELESGMLTAKLLSLEIDLVVLAGFLLKIPDEFIKNFPDKIVNIHPALLPKHGGKGMYGMYVHQAVKDAGDKETGITIHLVNENYDEGKVIFQAGVEVLEKDSPEDIANKVHELEHKYFPNVIESLL from the coding sequence TTGAAAAAAATAGCAATTCTTGCCTCAGGAAGTGGATCCAATGCTGAAAAAATCATGGAGTATTTTTCTAAAACTGAAAAAGCCCAAGTTTCCTTGGTAGCATCAAATAAAAAAGAGGCTTTTGTACTAGAGCGGGCCAAAAAATATAATGTTCCTTCATTTACTTTTTCAAAAAAGGAGTTAGAATCAGGAATGCTGACAGCTAAATTGCTCAGTTTAGAAATAGACTTGGTTGTGTTAGCAGGGTTTTTACTTAAGATTCCTGATGAGTTCATTAAGAATTTTCCGGATAAAATAGTGAATATCCACCCGGCCTTACTTCCAAAGCATGGAGGGAAGGGGATGTACGGGATGTATGTTCATCAAGCAGTAAAAGATGCTGGAGACAAAGAAACAGGAATTACTATTCACTTGGTGAATGAAAATTATGATGAGGGGAAAGTGATTTTTCAGGCTGGAGTGGAGGTTTTGGAAAAAGACTCTCCAGAGGATATAGCCAATAAAGTTCATGAATTGGAGCATAAATACTTTCCAAATGTAATAGAAAGCCTGCTTTAA
- a CDS encoding prohibitin family protein — protein MRNLLFLSILALMISSCTVVRQGEVGVKRKFGKLNSNISDAGLISYNPFTTTVIKVPVRTVNQEVKLNLPSKEGLTIESEISILYSIEKDKVPFILEDVGTNYERVLIMNVFRSAAADVTAQYMAKDMHSGMRGQIENQIKDRMHESLLERGFVIEKVLMKSIQLPVELSRAIERKLQAEQEAQQMQYVLDRERQEAERRRIEAEGTRNAQMILAEGLVREIIELRSIEAFRELANSPNTKIIITDGKTPYLINSQKD, from the coding sequence ATGAGAAATCTCCTGTTTTTATCCATCCTTGCTTTAATGATTTCATCCTGTACTGTTGTAAGACAAGGTGAGGTCGGAGTCAAACGTAAATTCGGTAAATTAAATAGCAACATTTCTGATGCCGGACTTATCAGCTACAATCCCTTCACCACTACAGTGATAAAAGTCCCTGTCAGAACCGTCAATCAAGAAGTTAAACTTAATCTTCCGAGCAAAGAAGGATTGACAATAGAATCAGAAATTTCAATCCTCTACAGTATCGAAAAGGATAAAGTCCCATTTATCCTTGAAGATGTGGGCACAAATTATGAAAGGGTACTGATCATGAACGTTTTCAGATCTGCCGCTGCAGATGTGACCGCTCAATATATGGCTAAAGACATGCACTCGGGTATGCGTGGACAAATCGAGAATCAAATAAAAGATCGCATGCATGAATCCCTTTTAGAAAGAGGGTTTGTCATAGAAAAAGTATTGATGAAAAGCATCCAACTTCCTGTAGAACTTAGTCGTGCTATAGAAAGAAAACTTCAAGCGGAACAGGAAGCTCAGCAGATGCAATATGTACTCGATAGAGAACGACAGGAAGCAGAAAGAAGACGCATTGAAGCGGAAGGAACCCGAAATGCTCAAATGATTCTTGCTGAAGGTTTGGTCAGAGAGATCATAGAATTAAGAAGTATCGAAGCTTTCCGTGAACTTGCCAACTCACCCAATACCAAAATCATCATCACCGATGGCAAAACTCCTTATCTGATCAATAGTCAGAAGGATTAA
- a CDS encoding geranylgeranylglycerol-phosphate geranylgeranyltransferase gives MAQSFSFWSLFKISRPANLIIVAFAQLMTAYFLVETSRQGLPVVQDVNLYLLVFSTVIITASGYMINDYYDVKIDYINKPDEVIIGKGVKRRMVIFFHTVLNFTGIGIAWYVSPRVGVITFVSAFLLWLYSNQLKRLPFIGNFVVALLTGVAIWIVGYYYQQSELLVLTYAIFAFFINLIREIIKDIEDRQGDRKHGCKTLPIVLGFRNTKRVIFVIAIAFVCAIMTVTFKINSASLFYYFGGMSFLFFLFMYKIYNADRKEHFTQLSILSKLLMLTGIISMGLL, from the coding sequence ATGGCTCAATCATTTTCTTTTTGGAGTTTATTCAAAATCAGCCGTCCTGCTAATTTGATCATAGTTGCTTTTGCGCAACTGATGACTGCTTATTTTTTGGTGGAGACAAGTAGGCAGGGTTTGCCTGTGGTTCAGGATGTCAATTTATATTTATTGGTTTTCTCTACGGTGATCATTACCGCTTCTGGATATATGATCAATGATTATTATGATGTGAAAATTGATTATATCAATAAGCCTGATGAGGTGATTATTGGAAAGGGTGTTAAACGTAGGATGGTGATTTTTTTTCATACAGTTTTAAATTTCACGGGTATTGGGATTGCTTGGTATGTAAGTCCTCGGGTAGGAGTGATTACTTTTGTTTCGGCTTTCCTACTTTGGCTTTATAGCAATCAGCTGAAGCGCTTGCCATTTATAGGCAATTTTGTTGTGGCATTATTGACTGGTGTAGCGATATGGATTGTAGGGTATTACTATCAGCAATCGGAATTACTGGTGCTAACCTATGCGATTTTTGCATTTTTCATCAACTTGATCCGTGAGATAATCAAGGATATAGAGGATAGGCAAGGGGACAGGAAGCATGGTTGCAAGACATTACCGATTGTGCTTGGGTTTCGAAATACCAAAAGGGTGATTTTTGTGATCGCAATTGCTTTTGTTTGTGCTATAATGACGGTCACTTTTAAGATTAATAGTGCTTCCCTATTCTATTATTTTGGGGGGATGAGTTTCTTATTCTTTTTATTTATGTACAAGATTTACAATGCGGATCGCAAGGAGCACTTTACACAGTTGAGCATTTTATCCAAGCTGCTGATGTTGACTGGGATTATTAGTATGGGGCTGTTGTAG
- the recQ gene encoding DNA helicase RecQ has protein sequence MNQAESVVKSEGILKEFFGYSEFRGNQKQIIQSVLSKKDTIVLMPTGGGKSVCYQVPAMIFDGLTLVISPLISLMKDQVDALNANGIPAAFLNSSQSQSEQRFISSQIQSGKIKLLYIAPERLYRGDYPLIDFLKTVNLSLVAIDEAHCVSQWGHDFRPEYLKIGELRKSFPQIPFIALTATADKLTRKDIADKLGLKTPQWFISSFDRSNITYRVTAKRDAMGKLLEFLDFHKKDSGVIYCLSRKNVEETASELQARGLSALPYHAGLPREEREKNQELFIKDEVKIMVATIAFGMGIDKSNVRFVVHMNMPQNVEGYYQETGRAGRDGLPSDALLFYSGQDANTLGRMLDRGDNQEFAHVMQEKLEKMKSFCQTKICRRKFLLNYFGEDHTGDCGNCDICFQKGNRQDMTIPSQMLLSTIARLGESFGIGYVLLILRGSKSAKVQEAHQSLSVYGIGKDRPESFWKDLCDKLVQEDYLAEAGAQFPTLKLTEFAWQKLKAKEKILLPMEEALPEVSNKPSTYHEELLDELKALRFSIAQKSGVPPYVVFADSSLVEMATYLPIDEQSFLEISGVGQVKAQSYGSDFMKIIADYAEKNKLTPKRKILTQRTKPLRNSQSELMTMKLFNEGKNIYQIAEARGMTFNTVEDHLVNMVKKKELDAEKFLSKDDLLNIRLAYRRQGTHFLKPLKEHFGERYSYFQLKVALAEER, from the coding sequence ATGAACCAAGCTGAATCAGTAGTTAAGTCAGAAGGAATACTAAAGGAATTTTTTGGGTATTCTGAATTTAGGGGAAATCAGAAGCAGATTATTCAATCAGTTCTTTCAAAAAAAGACACCATTGTCTTGATGCCGACAGGTGGAGGGAAATCTGTATGTTACCAAGTTCCTGCAATGATTTTTGATGGATTGACATTGGTGATTTCGCCTTTGATCTCTTTGATGAAGGATCAAGTAGATGCTTTAAATGCGAATGGAATTCCTGCCGCTTTTTTAAATTCCTCTCAAAGTCAAAGTGAGCAGCGCTTTATTTCTTCACAGATTCAATCAGGAAAAATCAAGCTTTTATACATTGCTCCGGAGCGCTTGTATAGAGGTGATTATCCATTGATAGACTTTTTGAAAACCGTGAATTTATCTCTCGTCGCTATAGATGAAGCACATTGTGTTTCCCAATGGGGACATGATTTTAGGCCTGAATATTTGAAAATTGGCGAGTTGAGAAAATCATTTCCTCAAATACCCTTTATCGCATTGACGGCTACGGCGGATAAGTTGACTAGAAAGGATATTGCTGATAAGTTGGGGTTAAAAACGCCACAGTGGTTTATTTCCTCTTTTGACAGAAGCAATATCACCTATCGGGTTACTGCGAAAAGAGATGCAATGGGGAAACTGTTGGAATTTTTGGATTTCCATAAAAAAGACTCAGGTGTAATTTATTGTCTTTCTAGAAAAAATGTAGAAGAAACCGCCTCCGAATTGCAAGCCCGAGGATTATCAGCTTTGCCTTATCATGCGGGGTTGCCAAGAGAGGAGCGGGAGAAAAATCAAGAACTTTTCATCAAAGATGAAGTGAAAATCATGGTGGCAACCATAGCTTTTGGAATGGGGATAGATAAATCAAATGTGCGATTTGTTGTTCACATGAATATGCCCCAGAATGTAGAAGGTTACTATCAGGAAACAGGAAGGGCAGGTCGAGATGGCCTGCCGAGTGATGCCTTGCTTTTTTACTCAGGTCAAGATGCCAATACCTTGGGCAGAATGCTGGATCGGGGAGATAATCAGGAGTTTGCCCATGTGATGCAAGAGAAGCTGGAAAAGATGAAATCATTCTGTCAGACGAAAATTTGTCGGAGGAAATTTTTATTGAATTACTTTGGAGAAGACCATACAGGAGATTGTGGCAATTGTGACATTTGCTTCCAAAAAGGGAATAGGCAAGACATGACTATTCCCTCGCAGATGTTGCTATCCACCATTGCAAGATTAGGAGAAAGTTTCGGGATTGGCTATGTGTTGTTGATCCTCCGAGGCTCCAAATCCGCCAAAGTACAAGAAGCACATCAAAGCTTAAGTGTTTATGGGATTGGGAAAGACAGGCCTGAGTCCTTTTGGAAGGATTTGTGCGACAAACTGGTTCAAGAGGATTATTTGGCAGAAGCTGGAGCACAGTTTCCAACCCTGAAACTCACAGAATTCGCTTGGCAAAAGTTAAAGGCTAAAGAGAAAATTTTGCTGCCGATGGAAGAGGCTTTGCCAGAAGTCTCCAATAAACCGAGTACATATCATGAAGAATTGTTAGATGAATTGAAAGCATTGAGATTTTCGATTGCACAGAAAAGTGGCGTACCTCCTTATGTGGTTTTTGCTGACAGTTCCTTGGTTGAGATGGCTACTTATTTGCCGATTGATGAACAATCATTCTTGGAGATTTCTGGTGTTGGACAGGTGAAAGCACAGAGTTATGGAAGTGATTTTATGAAAATAATTGCTGACTATGCGGAGAAAAACAAGCTTACTCCCAAGCGAAAGATTCTAACCCAAAGAACCAAACCACTTCGGAATTCGCAGTCTGAGTTGATGACGATGAAACTTTTCAATGAAGGAAAAAATATTTATCAAATCGCAGAAGCAAGAGGGATGACTTTCAATACTGTGGAAGATCATTTGGTGAATATGGTCAAGAAAAAGGAACTTGATGCGGAGAAATTTCTTTCAAAAGATGATCTTCTCAATATTCGATTGGCTTACAGACGACAGGGGACACATTTTTTGAAGCCATTAAAAGAGCACTTTGGAGAAAGGTATTCTTATTTTCAGTTGAAAGTTGCTTTGGCGGAGGAAAGGTAA
- a CDS encoding CsbD family protein — MSLNLKIKGNWNEMKGKLKEKYGELTDDDLAYAEGQEDQLLGKLQKKTGAAKEELSKFLFDKDGDVK, encoded by the coding sequence ATGTCTTTAAACTTGAAAATCAAAGGAAATTGGAATGAAATGAAAGGTAAACTCAAAGAGAAATACGGAGAGTTAACCGATGATGATTTAGCTTACGCAGAAGGTCAGGAAGATCAACTGCTAGGTAAACTTCAGAAGAAAACTGGAGCCGCTAAAGAAGAATTAAGCAAGTTCCTCTTCGACAAAGATGGAGATGTTAAATAG